One genomic region from Conexibacter woesei Iso977N encodes:
- a CDS encoding GGDEF domain-containing protein: MTHATLAAGGLVAAVDLGSWPAATGCFAAASIVAVLRARRAEKRADTWRAASQHDPLTGVGNYRKLHESLAAQTAQDPQRFALLTLDVDSFKQVNETHGHLEGDRLLQEVGRVLVENVRGTDVVARQGGDEFSVLLPEADIDGATMLASRIEEALAAIEAGTAGAAVKEPVRASIGVALFPQDGATPDDLLESADLDLRKTKERRRAAAALLADEAPVAA; the protein is encoded by the coding sequence GTGACCCACGCCACCCTCGCCGCCGGCGGCCTCGTCGCCGCGGTGGACCTCGGCTCGTGGCCTGCCGCCACGGGCTGCTTCGCGGCGGCGTCGATCGTCGCCGTGCTGCGCGCCCGCCGCGCGGAGAAGCGCGCCGACACGTGGCGCGCCGCCTCCCAGCACGACCCGCTGACCGGCGTCGGCAACTACCGCAAGCTGCACGAGTCGCTCGCCGCGCAGACCGCCCAGGATCCCCAGCGCTTCGCGCTCCTGACGCTCGACGTCGACTCCTTCAAGCAGGTCAACGAGACCCATGGCCACCTGGAGGGCGACCGCCTGCTCCAGGAGGTCGGCCGCGTGCTCGTCGAGAACGTCCGCGGGACCGACGTCGTGGCCCGCCAGGGCGGCGACGAGTTCAGCGTCCTGCTGCCCGAGGCCGACATCGACGGCGCCACGATGCTGGCGTCGCGGATCGAGGAGGCGCTCGCCGCCATCGAGGCCGGGACCGCCGGCGCCGCCGTCAAGGAGCCGGTGCGCGCGTCGATCGGCGTGGCGCTGTTCCCGCAGGACGGCGCGACGCCCGACGACCTGCTCGAGAGCGCCGACCTCGACCTCAGGAAGACCAAGGAGCGCCGCCGCGCCGCGGCCGCGCTGCTGGCCGACGAAGCGCCGGTCGCGGCCTAG
- a CDS encoding 4-hydroxy-3-methylbut-2-enyl diphosphate reductase gives MAATVEKILLAAPRGYCAGVDRAVQTVERALELYGAPVYVRKEIVHNKHVVEELRQRGAIFVEELDDTVPAGATTVFSAHGVSPAVHADAAERRLQTIDATCPLVTKVHREAVKFAQEGYTIVLIGHAGHEEVEGTMGEAPDHIVLVETEADVDALEVADADRIAYISQTTLSVDETRAIINRLREKFPAITGPRTDDICYATTNRQAAVKQMAAHCDLLLVIGSKNSSNSNRLVQVTRELGTDAYLIDDVSEIDEAWLEGRRVVGISSGASAPEALVQRLVDFFRARGTEQVEEFQVVQEDVRFMLPKAIRQAMAAAAPAA, from the coding sequence ATGGCCGCCACCGTCGAGAAGATCCTCCTGGCGGCCCCGCGCGGGTACTGCGCCGGGGTCGATCGGGCCGTGCAGACCGTCGAGCGTGCGCTGGAGCTGTACGGCGCACCCGTCTACGTCCGCAAGGAGATCGTCCACAACAAGCACGTCGTCGAGGAGTTGCGCCAGCGCGGCGCGATCTTCGTCGAGGAGCTCGACGACACCGTCCCGGCTGGCGCGACGACCGTCTTCTCCGCCCACGGCGTGTCGCCCGCCGTCCACGCCGACGCCGCCGAGCGCAGGCTCCAGACGATCGACGCGACCTGCCCGCTGGTGACCAAGGTCCACCGCGAGGCCGTCAAGTTCGCCCAGGAGGGCTACACGATCGTCCTCATCGGCCACGCCGGCCACGAGGAGGTCGAGGGCACGATGGGCGAGGCCCCGGACCACATCGTCCTGGTCGAGACCGAGGCCGACGTCGACGCGCTGGAAGTCGCGGACGCCGACAGGATCGCCTACATCTCGCAGACCACGCTCTCGGTCGACGAGACCCGCGCGATCATCAACCGCCTGCGCGAGAAGTTCCCGGCCATCACCGGTCCGCGCACGGACGACATCTGCTACGCCACCACCAACCGCCAGGCGGCGGTCAAGCAGATGGCCGCGCACTGCGACCTGCTGCTGGTGATCGGCTCCAAGAACTCGTCGAACTCCAACCGGCTCGTGCAGGTCACGCGCGAGCTGGGCACCGACGCGTACCTGATCGACGACGTCTCCGAGATCGACGAGGCGTGGCTCGAGGGCCGCAGGGTCGTCGGGATCAGCAGCGGCGCGTCCGCGCCCGAGGCGCTCGTCCAGCGGCTCGTCGACTTCTTCCGCGCGCGGGGCACCGAGCAGGTCGAGGAGTTCCAGGTCGTCCAGGAGGACGTCCGGTTCATGCTCCCCAAGGCCATCCGCCAGGCGATGGCCGCCGCCGCGCCCGCGGCCTAA
- a CDS encoding M28 family metallopeptidase — MDESDEHGAPEVTPPEDDARRLSVKLLVIALVGQLILFGGLIALAIHGFPFLGGGSDDNNEAPAMTVPAGKVPKTHTRRFDAAAAMAIARMQVDAGQRPAGSKTLRAVADRLKPMLPDAHFEDVPGQPGLRNIVGDLPGPGPVIVIGAHYDTEYHPKGFVGANDAAAAVGTVIELAKSIKSLTRSAVSPGIRFVLFDGEEEPHPTRDFYADALRGSKAYVQLHAEEVRAMVLLDYIGNTGLRLPREGSSTQSLWQQVRDAAGKVGVEGIFPDRTQASIFDDHTPFLRAQIPAVDLIDWSYKYKDTIDDTYDKLSEDSIDAVGETITQLIADWPATN, encoded by the coding sequence ATGGACGAATCCGACGAACATGGCGCGCCCGAAGTCACGCCGCCGGAAGACGACGCGCGCCGCCTGTCGGTCAAGCTGCTCGTCATCGCGCTCGTCGGCCAGCTGATCCTGTTCGGCGGGCTGATCGCCCTGGCGATCCACGGCTTCCCGTTCCTCGGCGGCGGCTCCGACGACAACAACGAGGCGCCCGCCATGACCGTCCCCGCGGGCAAGGTCCCGAAGACGCACACGAGGCGCTTCGACGCCGCCGCGGCGATGGCGATCGCGAGGATGCAGGTCGACGCCGGCCAGCGCCCCGCGGGATCGAAGACGCTGCGCGCCGTCGCCGACAGGCTCAAGCCGATGCTCCCCGACGCGCACTTCGAGGACGTCCCCGGCCAGCCCGGCCTGCGCAACATCGTCGGCGACCTGCCCGGCCCCGGACCGGTGATCGTGATCGGCGCCCATTACGACACCGAGTACCACCCCAAGGGCTTCGTCGGCGCCAACGACGCGGCCGCCGCGGTCGGCACCGTGATCGAGCTGGCCAAGTCCATCAAGTCGCTCACGCGCAGCGCGGTCAGCCCCGGGATCCGCTTCGTCCTCTTCGACGGCGAGGAGGAGCCGCACCCGACCAGGGACTTCTACGCCGACGCGCTGCGCGGCTCGAAGGCCTACGTGCAGCTGCACGCCGAGGAGGTCCGGGCGATGGTCCTGCTCGACTACATCGGCAACACGGGCCTGCGCCTGCCGCGCGAGGGCTCCTCGACGCAGTCTCTGTGGCAGCAGGTCCGCGACGCGGCCGGCAAGGTCGGCGTCGAGGGGATCTTCCCGGACAGGACCCAGGCCTCGATCTTCGACGACCACACGCCGTTCCTGCGGGCGCAGATCCCGGCGGTCGACCTCATCGACTGGTCCTACAAGTACAAGGACACGATCGACGACACCTACGACAAGCTGTCGGAGGACAGCATCGACGCCGTGGGGGAGACGATCACGCAGCTGATCGCCGACTGGCCGGCGACGAACTGA
- a CDS encoding S8 family peptidase, whose protein sequence is MAPASAEEVFTSQAAASNATDSTWIPAPTRRAAVCIVDTGTDSTPDTTNVIARFAVDGSDGSDVSPVKHGTLMATIASAPKNDFGMVGAAPSIDVVSVRASRDGRTFTGLDVHAAVQLCITKRSAYNIKVVSLSLGGDGSTIAASIAQRTEFQDTIDNARLYGLNVVAAAGNSERGVVDWPAGYTPTFAVGAATGTGARCSFASWGTAVDLWAPGCPLDVGRPDGTGVPAWASGSSEATAFVAAVLAQMRGLDSGLGVDASEQAMRSGGRDAEAGLVIDVGAAFRASTRLTVALSTGHSAIPLSGPVVPSSTASDSQPTGNDSPSNEANRAGDVTPPSSQPASAGLSVTQANHVPDQLPRPVVRSVAVRQGWLSLRLVHRPANVDARVDVYARQRGKAFPRIAKRARFRADNLRIRVSGSISQLSIGYRDPSGVRARSVVIVVHLRT, encoded by the coding sequence GTGGCCCCCGCATCCGCCGAAGAGGTCTTCACCTCCCAAGCCGCCGCAAGCAACGCCACCGACTCAACCTGGATCCCCGCTCCCACCCGCCGCGCCGCCGTCTGCATCGTCGACACCGGCACCGACTCCACACCCGACACCACCAACGTCATCGCCCGCTTCGCGGTCGACGGCAGCGATGGCTCCGACGTCAGTCCCGTCAAGCACGGGACCTTGATGGCAACCATCGCATCCGCACCAAAGAACGACTTCGGCATGGTCGGCGCTGCGCCGTCTATTGACGTCGTCTCAGTGCGCGCGTCGAGAGACGGGCGCACCTTTACGGGACTAGACGTCCATGCGGCTGTTCAGCTCTGCATCACGAAGCGCAGCGCCTACAACATCAAAGTCGTGTCCCTCAGCCTAGGCGGAGACGGCAGCACCATCGCCGCGAGCATCGCTCAGCGAACTGAGTTTCAAGACACCATTGACAACGCCCGTCTGTATGGACTGAACGTCGTTGCTGCGGCCGGCAACAGCGAACGCGGGGTTGTTGATTGGCCTGCTGGATATACCCCGACCTTCGCCGTCGGCGCAGCGACCGGAACTGGCGCGCGATGCAGCTTCGCCTCGTGGGGAACGGCCGTCGATCTCTGGGCTCCAGGCTGTCCGCTCGACGTCGGACGCCCCGATGGCACTGGCGTCCCCGCGTGGGCTAGTGGGTCGAGCGAAGCGACGGCGTTTGTTGCGGCCGTCCTCGCACAGATGCGAGGTCTTGACTCGGGGCTGGGTGTGGATGCTTCCGAGCAAGCCATGCGTAGTGGTGGACGAGACGCCGAGGCTGGCCTTGTTATCGATGTCGGCGCTGCATTCCGGGCTAGCACGCGTCTGACCGTTGCGCTAAGCACCGGTCATTCGGCAATTCCGTTGAGCGGGCCCGTCGTGCCCTCCAGCACCGCTAGCGACTCGCAGCCGACCGGAAACGATTCGCCATCGAACGAAGCGAATAGGGCCGGTGATGTGACTCCTCCGTCGTCGCAGCCTGCGAGCGCGGGACTGTCTGTGACGCAGGCGAATCACGTGCCAGACCAGCTTCCTCGTCCAGTCGTGCGATCGGTCGCAGTCAGGCAAGGCTGGCTCTCGTTGCGGCTGGTTCACAGGCCAGCGAATGTGGACGCTCGCGTAGACGTCTATGCCCGTCAACGAGGCAAGGCCTTCCCGCGGATTGCTAAGCGTGCGCGTTTCCGCGCGGACAACTTGCGCATTCGCGTCTCAGGATCGATCAGCCAGCTGTCGATCGGGTACCGGGACCCCAGCGGGGTACGCGCGCGTTCGGTGGTCATCGTCGTCCATCTCAGGACGTAG
- a CDS encoding STAS domain-containing protein translates to MICCSGDEDRSTQSRRRPALSRALYAGGTVLVDLHELVFADPSLMVELAMVARRVRQTGGSLLIRGAQPQIQRLIEVVGLHRLPNVTLDVTPAPA, encoded by the coding sequence GTGATCTGCTGCTCGGGGGACGAGGATCGGTCCACGCAGAGCCGCCGAAGGCCTGCCCTCTCACGGGCGCTCTACGCGGGCGGAACGGTCCTCGTCGACCTGCATGAGCTGGTCTTCGCCGACCCCTCGTTGATGGTCGAGCTCGCGATGGTCGCCCGCCGCGTCCGCCAGACCGGCGGCTCGCTGTTGATCCGCGGCGCCCAGCCGCAGATCCAGCGCCTCATCGAGGTCGTGGGCCTGCACCGCCTGCCGAACGTCACGCTCGACGTGACCCCGGCGCCGGCGTAG
- a CDS encoding WS/DGAT/MGAT family O-acyltransferase yields the protein MAQQHLDRLTAVDASFLAQEGPASHMHIGGIVVCEGPAPGYEEMLDHIRGRLHLVPRYRQKLAQPPLETGRPLWVDDPNFNLEYHVRQTALPAPGDEGQLMQLVARIMSQQLDRSKPLWEMWIIEGLDDGGFALISKTHHALIDGISGVDLATVMFDLSPVPADVPHPDEPWQPHDVPSGTELVAGGALGAARAAAAGLAGAVSLVRNPGATLRALSEASQGLGEVAWAGLNPAPETPLNVEIGPHRRYRVVRNQLTDFKEVKNALGGTVNDVVLTVVTGALRDWLHSRGVRTEGLELRALVPVSTRGSDERGALGNRITVMRGPLPVYIADPIARLRAVRAAMDGLKESKQAVGAEVLTGVQSFAPPTILAQASRLNFSTRLFNLIVTNVPGPQLPLYVRGREMHDVFPVAFLPRGHSLAIAIMSYNGQMNFGLLGDYDALPDLDRIADGIEASLAELLSLARHRGPRIASPNGNGAAAESTSEPAPTT from the coding sequence ATGGCACAGCAGCATCTGGATCGACTGACCGCGGTCGACGCGTCGTTCCTGGCCCAAGAGGGGCCGGCGTCGCACATGCACATCGGCGGCATCGTGGTCTGCGAAGGGCCCGCCCCGGGCTACGAGGAGATGCTCGACCACATCCGCGGGCGCTTGCACTTGGTCCCGCGCTACCGGCAGAAGCTCGCCCAGCCGCCGCTGGAGACCGGGCGGCCGCTGTGGGTCGACGACCCCAACTTCAACTTGGAGTACCACGTCCGGCAGACCGCGCTGCCCGCGCCGGGCGATGAGGGCCAGCTGATGCAGCTGGTCGCGCGGATCATGTCCCAGCAGTTGGACCGGTCCAAGCCGCTGTGGGAGATGTGGATCATCGAGGGGCTCGACGACGGCGGCTTCGCGCTGATCTCCAAGACCCACCACGCGCTGATCGACGGGATCAGCGGCGTCGACCTCGCGACCGTGATGTTCGACCTGTCGCCGGTGCCGGCCGACGTGCCGCACCCGGACGAGCCGTGGCAGCCGCACGACGTCCCGAGCGGGACCGAGCTGGTCGCGGGCGGCGCGCTGGGCGCGGCGCGCGCGGCGGCGGCCGGGCTCGCGGGCGCGGTGTCGCTGGTCCGCAACCCGGGCGCGACGCTGCGGGCGCTGTCGGAGGCGTCGCAGGGCCTCGGGGAGGTGGCGTGGGCGGGGCTGAACCCGGCGCCCGAGACGCCGCTGAACGTCGAGATCGGCCCGCACCGGCGCTACCGCGTGGTCCGCAACCAGCTGACGGACTTCAAGGAGGTCAAGAACGCGCTGGGCGGGACGGTCAACGACGTGGTGTTGACGGTCGTGACCGGCGCGCTGCGCGACTGGCTGCATTCGCGCGGCGTCAGGACCGAGGGGCTGGAGCTGCGGGCGCTCGTGCCCGTGTCGACGCGCGGGTCCGACGAGAGGGGCGCGCTGGGCAACCGCATCACGGTGATGCGCGGGCCGCTGCCCGTGTACATCGCGGACCCGATCGCGCGGCTGCGCGCGGTGAGGGCGGCGATGGATGGTTTGAAGGAGTCCAAGCAGGCCGTGGGCGCAGAGGTGCTGACCGGTGTGCAGTCCTTCGCACCGCCGACGATCCTGGCGCAGGCCTCGCGGCTGAACTTCTCGACGCGGTTGTTCAACCTGATCGTGACCAACGTGCCCGGGCCGCAGTTGCCGTTGTACGTGCGCGGGCGCGAGATGCACGACGTCTTCCCCGTCGCCTTCCTGCCCAGGGGCCACAGCCTGGCGATCGCGATCATGTCCTACAACGGCCAGATGAACTTCGGCCTGCTGGGCGACTACGACGCGCTCCCCGACCTCGACCGCATCGCCGACGGCATCGAGGCCTCGCTGGCCGAGCTGCTCTCGCTGGCCCGCCACCGCGGCCCGCGCATCGCGTCGCCGAACGGCAACGGCGCGGCTGCGGAGTCCACCTCGGAGCCCGCGCCGACGACCTAG
- a CDS encoding metal-sulfur cluster assembly factor translates to MPSVEDVEAALTNVIDPELGLDFVELGLIYGIEVSAGDVHVTFSLTSPGCPIGPQVSEQIEEFVTELDGVTSVESTMTFSPPWTPDRMSEDAKFALGY, encoded by the coding sequence ATGCCCTCCGTCGAGGATGTCGAAGCCGCTCTCACCAACGTGATCGATCCCGAGCTGGGTCTCGACTTCGTCGAGCTCGGCCTCATCTACGGGATCGAGGTCTCAGCCGGCGACGTGCACGTCACGTTCTCGCTGACCTCACCCGGCTGCCCGATCGGCCCGCAGGTCAGCGAGCAGATCGAGGAGTTCGTGACCGAGCTCGACGGTGTGACGTCCGTCGAGTCCACCATGACGTTCAGCCCGCCCTGGACGCCGGACCGGATGTCCGAAGACGCGAAGTTCGCGCTGGGCTACTAA
- a CDS encoding TetR/AcrR family transcriptional regulator — protein sequence MTSLPAAPRGKREATKQANRAAILEAARDVFAELGYGAASVRDIVRRTDLATGTFYNYFPDKESVLTALMDETAGEARERVRTARRSGTTLEAFVRDGFAAYFAFLLEDRRTSALLSRNAGTIRALFDEPTMIAGVEELAEDLRAGIGAGLIPEHDVEYMAASMVGAAFEIGARMLEGQEPDPERATDFISTLFIAGLRAGS from the coding sequence GTGACGAGCCTGCCCGCAGCGCCGCGCGGCAAGCGCGAGGCCACCAAGCAGGCCAACCGCGCCGCGATCCTGGAGGCCGCGCGCGACGTGTTCGCCGAGCTCGGCTATGGCGCGGCGTCGGTCCGGGACATCGTCCGCCGCACCGACCTGGCGACCGGCACGTTCTACAACTACTTCCCGGACAAGGAGTCGGTCCTGACCGCCCTCATGGACGAGACGGCGGGGGAGGCGCGCGAGCGCGTCCGGACCGCGCGCCGGTCCGGGACGACGCTGGAGGCTTTCGTGCGCGACGGCTTCGCCGCGTACTTCGCGTTCCTGCTCGAGGACCGCCGGACCTCGGCGCTGCTGTCGCGCAACGCGGGGACGATCCGGGCGCTGTTCGACGAGCCGACGATGATCGCCGGCGTCGAGGAGCTGGCCGAGGACCTCCGGGCCGGCATCGGCGCGGGGCTGATCCCGGAGCACGACGTCGAGTACATGGCGGCGTCGATGGTCGGGGCGGCGTTCGAGATCGGTGCGCGGATGCTGGAAGGTCAGGAGCCCGACCCCGAGCGCGCGACCGACTTCATCTCGACGCTGTTCATCGCAGGGCTGCGCGCGGGTTCGTGA
- a CDS encoding S8 family peptidase, with amino-acid sequence MAITATLTTALATVPVAAARAGGGTAAGGATTAGGATAAGAGAAAGTTGRLLVQLKPPPPGKAEAAAVNGVAAGAGAKTAISVPRLRIAAVQPRTRGQRALRALEARLKRDPRVASVRPELRFSPRYVPDDPAMTAPERGDDGTTVEWWAARENLTSAWDTATGEGARVAIIDTGVDATHPELQNKILASADFDSTPGDGPATTDEDGHGTHVASLACGEPDNGIGIAGAGLDCGLLIAKSDLSETSVIAALTWAADNGAEAINMSFGADSRFAASPQLVQALQYANSKGAVLVAAAADVPSQEQGIPANVLQPNGTGADINTNFGLTVTAADARDRRADFAGLGSQVSMAAYGTYGGSGPRGILGAFPAQRTLLERRHRDPSDPLGDSIAPCQCRTRFEGDSRYAYLRGTSMAAPQVAGVAALMRHLNPDLPPADVVRILKQTAARPGADWSPDLGWGILDAGAAVAAARSVDFHPPTSQLERPKVRGRSILLRWRGEDDAVAGVVASGIDHFEIWRATPGHTARRLKATVAHSLRLRGKRGSRYSFFTIAVDHAGNREPPPVRADASVRVAR; translated from the coding sequence GTGGCGATCACGGCAACGCTGACCACGGCGTTGGCGACGGTCCCTGTCGCGGCGGCGCGCGCCGGCGGAGGGACGGCGGCCGGCGGAGCCACGACCGCCGGCGGAGCCACGGCGGCTGGCGCAGGCGCAGCGGCCGGGACCACCGGGCGGTTGTTGGTGCAGTTGAAGCCACCCCCGCCCGGCAAGGCCGAGGCCGCGGCGGTCAACGGGGTCGCTGCCGGTGCGGGTGCGAAGACCGCGATCAGCGTGCCGCGGCTGCGCATCGCCGCCGTGCAGCCCCGGACCCGCGGCCAGCGCGCGCTGCGTGCCCTCGAGGCGCGGCTGAAGCGCGATCCGCGGGTTGCGTCGGTCCGGCCGGAGCTGCGGTTCAGCCCGCGCTACGTCCCCGACGACCCAGCCATGACGGCGCCCGAGCGCGGGGATGACGGCACGACCGTCGAGTGGTGGGCCGCGCGCGAGAACCTCACGTCCGCCTGGGACACGGCGACCGGCGAGGGCGCGCGCGTCGCGATCATCGACACCGGCGTCGACGCGACCCACCCGGAGCTGCAGAACAAGATCCTCGCGTCCGCCGACTTCGACAGCACGCCCGGCGACGGCCCCGCGACGACCGACGAGGACGGCCACGGCACGCACGTCGCCTCGCTCGCCTGCGGCGAGCCCGACAACGGCATCGGGATCGCCGGCGCCGGCCTCGACTGCGGCCTGCTGATCGCCAAGTCCGACCTGTCCGAGACCTCGGTGATCGCCGCGCTGACCTGGGCCGCCGACAACGGCGCCGAGGCCATCAACATGTCCTTCGGGGCCGACAGCCGCTTCGCCGCGTCGCCCCAGCTCGTCCAGGCGCTGCAGTACGCCAACAGCAAGGGCGCGGTCCTCGTCGCGGCGGCGGCCGACGTCCCCAGCCAGGAGCAGGGCATCCCCGCCAACGTCCTGCAGCCCAACGGCACCGGCGCCGACATCAACACCAACTTCGGCCTGACCGTCACCGCCGCCGACGCCCGCGACCGCCGCGCGGACTTCGCCGGCCTCGGCAGCCAGGTCTCGATGGCCGCCTACGGCACCTACGGCGGCAGCGGCCCGCGCGGGATCCTCGGCGCGTTCCCCGCGCAGCGCACGCTCCTGGAGCGCCGCCATCGCGACCCCAGCGACCCGCTCGGCGACTCGATCGCGCCGTGCCAGTGCCGCACGAGGTTCGAGGGCGACAGCCGCTACGCCTACCTGCGCGGGACGTCGATGGCCGCGCCGCAGGTCGCCGGCGTCGCCGCGCTGATGCGCCACCTGAACCCGGACCTGCCGCCCGCCGACGTCGTCCGGATCCTCAAGCAGACCGCCGCGCGCCCCGGTGCCGACTGGTCGCCGGACCTCGGCTGGGGGATCCTCGACGCGGGCGCCGCGGTCGCCGCGGCCCGCAGCGTCGACTTCCACCCGCCGACGTCGCAGCTCGAGCGCCCGAAGGTCCGGGGCCGCTCGATCCTGCTGCGCTGGCGCGGCGAGGACGACGCGGTGGCCGGCGTCGTCGCCTCCGGGATCGACCACTTCGAGATCTGGCGTGCGACCCCGGGCCACACGGCCCGCAGGCTCAAGGCGACCGTCGCCCACTCCCTGCGCCTGCGCGGGAAGCGCGGCAGCCGCTACAGCTTCTTCACGATCGCCGTCGACCACGCCGGCAACCGCGAGCCGCCGCCGGTGAGGGCGGACGCCTCGGTCCGCGTCGCCCGCTGA
- a CDS encoding FxsA family protein — translation MPFLFLLALFVVVPILEIYVIIQVGQAIGAVPTIALLIVDSILGSLLMKSQGRAAWRRFQLALAEGRVPGREVLDGVLVIFGGAFLLTPGFCSDIVGALLLLPPTRAVIRRIVVRRFSFSVLTDAPSPRFRRGPGGSTGPGDADVEGTATEIDPRRLP, via the coding sequence ATGCCCTTCCTCTTCCTGCTCGCCCTCTTCGTGGTCGTGCCGATCCTGGAGATCTACGTGATCATCCAGGTCGGCCAGGCCATCGGTGCGGTGCCGACGATCGCGCTGCTCATCGTCGACTCGATCCTCGGGTCGTTGTTGATGAAGTCGCAGGGTCGCGCGGCGTGGCGGCGATTCCAGCTGGCGCTGGCGGAGGGGCGGGTGCCCGGGCGCGAGGTCCTCGACGGCGTCCTGGTCATCTTCGGCGGCGCGTTCCTGCTGACGCCCGGGTTCTGCAGCGACATCGTCGGCGCATTGCTCTTGCTTCCGCCCACGCGCGCGGTCATCCGCCGGATCGTCGTCCGGCGGTTCTCGTTCAGCGTGCTGACCGACGCGCCGTCGCCGCGGTTCCGCCGCGGCCCGGGCGGCAGCACGGGCCCCGGGGACGCCGACGTCGAGGGCACCGCGACCGAGATCGACCCCAGGAGACTCCCTTGA
- a CDS encoding sigma-70 family RNA polymerase sigma factor has translation MPAIPRLTEQQAQELVLTTVATHAEALLRVAYRHSLCADDAHDAYQRSMEILLRRAPTLDPKSAHKWLTVVVKREAMEVRRTRGEAVASGDFDYDNVASDASSPEERAMSADHATRAAEALKRLKPQELRALWLKALGHSYEEISALTGFSRTKVNRCLAEGRKAFLERYEGIESGEECERWAATLSAIVDGEATAAQLADVRPHLRNCTGCQATLRSLRDSTPPLRAVLPLGLVGATAKLSGLLDRVAGLADGAPAVAASGGLSVGGAKLAGLLAAGAVAVGGGTVAVESDHHAARAAGSPPTRAAALRRVTRTTATTPAINLPRRRVVVTTPSRHMTRSAAVRSHAAAFHRSTPAASNRDVELKPLGREVAVSESARARTAARTARNVPATASAKPSPPSTTDASGGEFVPNP, from the coding sequence ATGCCGGCCATCCCCCGGCTCACAGAACAACAAGCACAAGAACTCGTTTTGACCACCGTCGCCACCCACGCCGAGGCGCTCCTGCGCGTCGCCTACCGCCACAGCCTGTGTGCGGACGACGCTCACGACGCCTACCAGCGCAGCATGGAGATCCTGCTGCGGCGGGCACCGACGCTCGACCCGAAGTCCGCCCACAAGTGGCTCACGGTCGTGGTCAAACGCGAGGCGATGGAGGTCCGCCGCACGCGCGGCGAGGCGGTCGCGTCGGGCGACTTCGACTACGACAACGTCGCCTCCGACGCGTCCTCACCCGAGGAGCGCGCGATGTCCGCCGATCACGCCACCCGCGCCGCTGAGGCCCTCAAGCGCCTCAAGCCGCAGGAGCTGCGCGCCCTCTGGCTCAAGGCGCTCGGCCACTCCTACGAGGAGATCAGCGCGCTCACCGGGTTCTCGCGAACCAAGGTCAACCGCTGCCTGGCCGAAGGCCGCAAGGCGTTCCTCGAGCGCTACGAAGGCATCGAGAGCGGGGAGGAGTGCGAACGCTGGGCGGCGACGCTGTCGGCGATCGTCGACGGCGAGGCGACCGCGGCGCAGCTCGCCGACGTCCGCCCGCACCTGCGCAACTGCACCGGATGTCAGGCGACGTTGCGCAGCCTGCGCGACAGCACGCCGCCGCTGCGTGCCGTCCTGCCGCTCGGGCTCGTCGGCGCGACCGCCAAGTTGTCCGGGTTGCTCGACCGCGTCGCCGGGCTGGCCGACGGCGCACCTGCTGTCGCGGCCTCCGGCGGGCTGAGCGTCGGCGGGGCGAAGCTTGCCGGCCTGCTCGCCGCCGGCGCGGTGGCGGTCGGCGGCGGCACGGTCGCCGTCGAATCCGACCACCACGCCGCACGGGCCGCAGGGTCGCCGCCGACGCGGGCGGCGGCCCTGCGCCGCGTGACCAGGACGACCGCCACGACACCCGCGATCAACCTGCCACGGCGCCGCGTCGTGGTGACGACGCCATCGCGTCACATGACGAGGAGCGCAGCCGTGAGGTCTCACGCGGCTGCGTTCCACCGCTCCACGCCGGCCGCGTCGAACCGCGACGTCGAGCTCAAACCGCTCGGCCGCGAGGTCGCTGTGAGCGAGTCGGCCCGCGCTCGCACGGCGGCTCGCACCGCCCGGAACGTGCCGGCCACCGCGTCGGCCAAGCCGTCTCCGCCTTCCACGACCGACGCCTCCGGCGGCGAGTTCGTGCCCAACCCCTAG